One segment of Solanum lycopersicum chromosome 1, SLM_r2.1 DNA contains the following:
- the LOC138346235 gene encoding uncharacterized protein: MVIHSKARYDWMHLRLQDFKSIHEYNTVIFRITSQLKLCGETVSEIDMMEKTFSTFHPSNVLLQQQYREKGFKKYSELISHLFEAEQNNNLLLKNHENRPTGSEPLSEVNEVYAHHARRGKGRGPNCGRERGRDYGQERNSFPVVNHSSNKNHNQKKKRKDEKREATREGDFRCGGRGHYARDCRTPKHLVEIYQESLKNKEKNPKANFISENQVDITYLDV, from the coding sequence ATGGTCATACATTCAAAGGCACGATATGATTGGATGCATctaaggctacaagactttaagtCTATACATGAGTATAATACTGTTATTTTCAGAATCACTTCTCAGTTGAAATTATGTGGAGAAACAGTTAGTGAgattgatatgatggaaaagacGTTCTCTACTTTCCATCCCTCGAATGTGCTCTTGCAGCAACAATATCGAGAGAAAGGTTTCAAAAAGTATTCTGAACTGATTTCTCATCTTTTTGAGGCTgagcaaaataataatttattattgaaaaatcatgAGAATCGGCCTACTGGATCTGAACCACTTTCTGAAGTGAATGAGGTGTACGCCCACCATGCTAGGCGTGGAAAAGGTCGCGGTCCTAATTGTGGTCGCGAACGTGGTCGTGATTATGGTCAAGAACGTAATTCTTTTCCTGTTGTtaatcattcatcaaataaaaatcacaatcaaaagaaaaaaagaaaggatgaaAAACGTGAAGCAACTAGGGAAGGTGATTTTCGATGTGGTGGAAGAGGTCATTATGCACGTGATTGTCGTACTCCCAAACACTTGGTTGAGATTTATCAGGAATCGCtaaagaataaagagaaaaatcctaaggcaaattttatctctgaaaatcaagttgacatCACGTACTTGGATGTATAA